In Clostridium sp., one DNA window encodes the following:
- a CDS encoding chloride channel protein, whose amino-acid sequence MKSSRKLFINESIFIASTLKWTFLSVIIGLLVGSFMTLFIKIIVIGVDFTSKFKFYYLFLPLALFLSSFIILKLAPDAKGHGTEKVIESVNKNNGNMNINVVPVKLLTTFITIIFGGSVGLEGPATQIGGAISSFIGQITKMNIIDRRRLVVCGISAGFVSIFNAPVGAAIFACEVLYIGKISYIALVPSLISSFVSYYIGLYMGNKPLIFTIKYLPNNQITAFLEVFVFGIIIGFLAILFINLVKYVEKFFKQINIYVPLKGIIGGILIIGITYMFNSFQSLGIGDGIITRIVSGEKFSNSLFINKSLVTALTLGSGGSGGILTPMLFIGSSFGNAWAQITGSNAAFYSALGMTSFLAACSNIPISSIIIAMELFGNQVGIYSAIAIGISYIIVGHKSIYPTQLVIYSKTPSVSVDKDIEISDIKEHIVRRFFTGN is encoded by the coding sequence ATGAAATCTTCCAGAAAACTTTTCATTAATGAATCAATTTTCATTGCAAGTACATTAAAATGGACTTTTTTATCTGTAATAATAGGTTTATTGGTAGGGTCCTTCATGACATTGTTCATAAAAATTATAGTAATCGGTGTTGATTTTACCTCAAAGTTTAAATTTTATTACTTATTTCTTCCATTAGCATTATTCTTGAGTAGTTTTATAATACTTAAACTTGCCCCTGATGCAAAGGGTCATGGTACAGAAAAAGTCATTGAAAGTGTAAATAAAAATAATGGAAATATGAATATAAATGTAGTTCCTGTAAAACTTTTAACTACATTTATAACTATAATTTTCGGAGGCTCAGTTGGACTTGAAGGACCGGCAACACAGATAGGCGGTGCAATTTCATCTTTCATAGGACAGATAACTAAAATGAATATAATAGACAGACGTCGCCTTGTTGTATGCGGAATAAGCGCTGGGTTTGTATCCATATTCAATGCTCCTGTAGGTGCTGCAATATTTGCCTGCGAAGTCTTATACATAGGGAAAATTTCTTACATAGCTCTTGTTCCTTCCCTCATATCTTCTTTTGTAAGTTACTATATTGGACTATACATGGGAAACAAGCCTCTGATTTTTACTATAAAATATCTGCCCAATAACCAGATAACTGCATTTTTAGAAGTATTTGTCTTTGGTATTATAATTGGATTTTTAGCCATACTTTTTATAAACTTAGTTAAATATGTTGAAAAGTTCTTTAAACAAATCAATATATATGTTCCATTAAAAGGAATTATAGGGGGTATTTTAATAATAGGAATAACTTATATGTTTAATTCCTTTCAGTCCCTTGGAATAGGTGATGGAATTATAACCAGAATTGTTTCAGGTGAAAAATTCAGCAATTCTCTATTTATAAACAAGTCACTGGTAACTGCTTTAACATTAGGATCCGGCGGAAGTGGCGGAATTCTGACTCCCATGCTTTTTATTGGGTCCTCCTTTGGGAATGCCTGGGCACAGATTACTGGTTCAAATGCAGCCTTTTATTCTGCATTGGGCATGACATCATTTTTAGCTGCCTGTTCCAATATTCCTATTTCCTCCATTATAATCGCCATGGAACTTTTTGGGAACCAGGTCGGAATATATTCAGCCATAGCAATAGGAATAAGCTATATAATAGTCGGACATAAAAGTATTTATCCAACTCAACTCGTTATATATTCCAAGACACCATCTGTATCAGTTGACAAGGATATAGAAATAAGTGATATCAAAGAACATATAGTGAGAAGATTTTTCACCGGGAATTAG
- a CDS encoding NfeD family protein, with protein sequence MFIEQWWDGGDFVAVLVMWIAIGVIALVVDMLTSAFLFVWFTIGAICAIIANALGYSIVIQFTVFIVVSIILVAVCYPIIRKNIKKSVKPTPLREKTYRGRKIVIDEEMEKNNAVKLDGVLWNIENQDMKLKKGDIIEILGMNGTRVLIKKGDDSK encoded by the coding sequence ATGTTTATAGAACAATGGTGGGATGGAGGTGATTTTGTGGCGGTTCTTGTAATGTGGATTGCAATAGGAGTTATAGCCTTGGTAGTAGATATGTTGACAAGTGCCTTCCTATTTGTCTGGTTTACAATAGGTGCGATTTGTGCAATTATAGCCAATGCACTGGGTTATTCTATAGTAATTCAGTTTACGGTATTTATAGTTGTAAGTATAATATTGGTAGCAGTATGTTATCCTATCATCAGAAAAAATATAAAGAAAAGTGTAAAACCGACTCCACTCAGGGAGAAGACCTACAGGGGAAGAAAGATAGTTATAGATGAAGAAATGGAAAAAAACAATGCGGTAAAGCTGGATGGAGTATTGTGGAATATTGAAAATCAAGACATGAAACTGAAAAAAGGTGACATAATAGAAATATTGGGCATGAATGGAACCAGAGTATTAATAAAAAAGGGAGATGATTCCAAATGA
- a CDS encoding SPFH domain-containing protein, with product MITGIILLVILILVLIAVVSSVKVVNTGYVSIIERFGQYHRTLQPGWHFIIPFADYMRRKVSTKQQILDIEPQAVITKDNVKISIDNVIFFRILNPKDAIYNIEDYRAGIIFSTITNMRNIVGDMTLDEVLSGRDKINAELLKVVDDITDAYGIKILSVEIKNIIPPAEIQQAMEKQMRAERDKRAVILQAEGQKQSEIARAEGEKQAKILQAEAEKEANIRRAEGSRQSQILEAEGKSNAIKQVAEAESKAIGLVNRAIIDSGTDEKVIALKQIEALKEMAKNPANKLILPNESISSLGNMAAIADILQKDSPGKVAEK from the coding sequence ATGATCACAGGTATTATTTTATTGGTGATACTCATACTTGTATTGATTGCTGTTGTATCCTCCGTTAAGGTTGTAAATACCGGATATGTAAGTATAATAGAGAGATTCGGACAGTATCACAGAACACTGCAGCCGGGATGGCATTTTATAATTCCATTTGCCGACTATATGAGGAGAAAGGTATCTACAAAACAGCAGATACTTGATATTGAACCACAGGCAGTTATAACAAAGGACAATGTAAAGATATCAATAGACAATGTAATTTTCTTTAGAATATTGAATCCAAAAGATGCCATATACAATATAGAGGATTATAGAGCAGGTATAATATTTTCAACTATAACCAATATGAGAAATATAGTGGGAGATATGACTCTTGATGAAGTGCTGTCGGGAAGAGACAAGATAAATGCGGAGCTTCTCAAAGTGGTGGACGATATAACAGATGCCTACGGAATAAAAATTCTCTCTGTCGAAATAAAAAATATAATACCACCTGCGGAAATACAGCAGGCCATGGAAAAACAGATGAGGGCTGAAAGAGACAAGAGAGCTGTAATACTTCAGGCAGAAGGACAGAAACAGAGTGAAATAGCAAGGGCTGAAGGTGAAAAGCAGGCAAAGATACTTCAGGCGGAAGCCGAAAAAGAGGCAAATATAAGAAGGGCAGAAGGATCAAGGCAGTCCCAGATACTTGAGGCAGAGGGTAAGTCCAATGCTATAAAACAGGTTGCCGAAGCGGAATCCAAGGCTATTGGTCTGGTCAATAGGGCAATAATAGATTCGGGTACGGATGAAAAGGTAATAGCATTGAAGCAGATAGAAGCACTTAAAGAAATGGCAAAGAATCCTGCGAACAAGCTTATATTGCCAAATGAATCCATATCATCTCTTGGTAATATGGCGGCAATTGCAGACATACTCCAGAAAGATTCCCCGGGTAAAGTTGCTGAAAAGTAA
- a CDS encoding cation:proton antiporter, which translates to MEKTLLDIVLILVFTKIGGIISRKLKMPEVLGALIAGVVLGPMLLNLVQYDDNIKLLSNLGVIMLMFLAGLETNVEELKKAGLSSFVIAVSGIIVPLVLGTLSAYMFFNNFWENIFVGVILTATSVSITVETLKELGKLNTRSGINILGAAVIDDILGLILISLILAMAQTSDPGTGAAASSLVFVFIKVILFCVCSIIGIVYLPKHINKFTRHVKPGRELLVFSIAFALLIAFAAESLGIAAITGAYIGGLILSSLAYREYLERNVKAISSGFLSLVFFASVGIEANLKGLNLEVVLITIVMFVVALVGKVLGCGGAARLLKMSRGESLQIGTGMISRGEVAIITANIGLQKGIISGEIFVPTLIVVILTTIVTPVLLKMAFSHKNEKRMKMDKIRRLV; encoded by the coding sequence ATGGAAAAAACTTTGCTTGATATAGTGTTGATTCTTGTATTTACAAAAATAGGGGGAATAATCAGCAGAAAGCTGAAGATGCCGGAGGTTTTGGGTGCTTTGATAGCTGGTGTGGTACTGGGGCCAATGCTGTTAAATCTTGTTCAGTATGATGATAATATAAAGCTGCTTTCAAATCTTGGAGTGATTATGCTAATGTTTCTTGCCGGACTTGAAACCAATGTGGAGGAGCTGAAAAAGGCCGGTCTGTCTTCATTTGTTATTGCAGTGTCAGGAATAATAGTTCCTCTTGTTCTTGGAACGCTGAGTGCATATATGTTTTTCAATAATTTCTGGGAAAACATTTTTGTTGGAGTTATTCTTACGGCTACAAGTGTAAGCATTACAGTGGAGACTCTCAAGGAACTGGGTAAACTCAATACAAGATCCGGTATAAATATTCTTGGAGCGGCTGTAATAGATGATATTCTGGGACTTATACTTATATCATTAATTCTTGCAATGGCCCAGACTTCAGATCCTGGAACAGGTGCTGCGGCATCATCTCTTGTATTTGTTTTTATAAAGGTAATCCTGTTTTGTGTATGCTCCATAATTGGAATAGTATATCTGCCAAAGCATATAAATAAATTCACAAGACATGTTAAACCGGGGAGAGAACTCCTTGTATTTTCAATTGCATTTGCGCTGCTGATTGCATTTGCTGCTGAAAGTCTGGGGATAGCTGCTATTACCGGTGCATATATAGGTGGACTTATACTTTCATCACTCGCCTACAGAGAGTATCTGGAGAGAAATGTCAAGGCAATTTCTTCTGGATTTTTATCACTTGTATTTTTCGCAAGTGTCGGTATTGAGGCAAATTTAAAGGGCTTGAATTTGGAAGTGGTACTGATTACCATAGTAATGTTTGTTGTTGCACTGGTAGGAAAGGTACTTGGATGTGGAGGTGCTGCAAGGCTTCTGAAAATGAGCAGGGGTGAATCTCTTCAGATCGGTACAGGTATGATTTCAAGAGGTGAGGTAGCTATAATCACGGCCAATATAGGACTGCAGAAGGGTATAATATCCGGGGAAATATTTGTTCCCACCCTGATTGTTGTCATACTGACTACAATTGTAACGCCTGTACTGCTTAAGATGGCATTTTCACATAAAAATGAAAAACGTATGAAAATGGATAAAATCCGTCGGCTTGTATAA
- the nhaA gene encoding Na+/H+ antiporter NhaA, giving the protein MKNKIHNGIFAPFYSFFKRESAGGLVLLMCSIVAIIFVNCGFSQIYDSILHKNITIGYGEFSLSMSVLHWINDGLMTVFFFVVGMEIKRELTIGELKSIKRTILPVSGAIGGMILPAIIYVVFNYGKPTITGWAIPMATDIAFALGILSIAAKKVPKAIVVFLTALAIVDDLGAIVVIAIFYTDRISWIAFITGLIVLSILILANKFKIRALSLFIIGGLVLWVCFLKSGIHSTISGVLLGMIMPAGRDVEEFKTSMLYKFEYILTPWSSFLVMPMFALANSGIIIDINNFSMMMLSPVSLGIMCGLFIGKPVGIFGVSYILIKLGIVELSPQVTQKHLYGASVFGGIGFTMSLFISSLAFSDQIMLSTAKMSIMISSIMAGIFGTMVFKLTKY; this is encoded by the coding sequence ATGAAGAATAAAATTCATAATGGTATCTTTGCTCCTTTTTATAGTTTTTTCAAGAGAGAGTCCGCTGGCGGACTCGTACTGCTAATGTGTTCCATTGTTGCAATTATTTTTGTGAACTGTGGTTTCTCCCAAATCTATGATAGTATACTTCATAAAAATATAACTATTGGATATGGTGAATTTTCTCTGTCCATGTCCGTGCTTCATTGGATAAATGACGGCCTGATGACTGTATTTTTCTTCGTAGTCGGTATGGAGATAAAAAGAGAATTGACGATTGGAGAACTCAAATCCATTAAAAGAACAATACTGCCTGTTTCCGGTGCCATAGGAGGTATGATTTTACCGGCGATTATATATGTAGTATTCAATTATGGCAAACCAACTATTACAGGGTGGGCAATCCCAATGGCGACGGATATTGCATTTGCCCTTGGAATACTTTCCATAGCAGCTAAAAAGGTGCCTAAAGCAATTGTGGTTTTCCTTACAGCCCTGGCTATAGTTGATGATTTGGGAGCTATAGTTGTAATCGCCATATTTTATACTGACCGGATTTCATGGATTGCATTTATTACAGGATTAATTGTCCTTTCTATCTTAATATTGGCTAATAAATTTAAAATTAGAGCTTTATCTTTATTTATTATAGGAGGTCTCGTACTTTGGGTCTGTTTTTTAAAGTCAGGAATACATTCGACAATCTCGGGTGTATTACTTGGAATGATAATGCCTGCTGGTAGGGATGTTGAAGAATTTAAAACGTCAATGTTATATAAGTTTGAATATATTTTGACACCATGGTCTTCTTTTTTGGTAATGCCGATGTTTGCACTTGCCAATTCAGGTATAATTATTGATATCAATAATTTTTCGATGATGATGTTATCACCTGTTAGTTTGGGAATTATGTGCGGGCTTTTTATTGGAAAACCTGTTGGCATATTTGGGGTTTCATATATATTGATAAAATTGGGAATTGTGGAACTTTCACCTCAAGTGACTCAAAAACATTTGTATGGTGCAAGTGTTTTTGGAGGCATTGGATTTACTATGTCTTTGTTTATTTCATCGTTAGCATTTTCGGATCAAATTATGCTTTCTACAGCAAAAATGAGCATTATGATTTCTTCGATTATGGCAGGAATATTTGGCACAATGGTTTTCAAACTAACAAAATATTAA
- a CDS encoding alanine/glycine:cation symporter family protein, with amino-acid sequence MQGIVNALNSIDSALWGVPMIVVLFGTHIFFTFRTGFIQRKIFTGIKLSVTKDSDSEGDVSQFGALSTALAATVGTGNIIGVSTAITLGGPGAVLWMWLTGVLGIATKYAESLISVKYRVKTENGSMLGGAMYALERGLNMKWLGIIFCIFTTVAAFGIGCSTQTNAISSTLKDSFGIPMWASGIIITVFIGVVIIGGVQSITKVCERLVPFMAIFYLMGCLIILIMNVDVLGQAITTIVAAAFSPSAAGGGFIGSTVAVACRYGAARGLFSNEAGMGSAPIVAAAAKTRNPVRQALVSMTGPFWDTVVICLMTGLVIVSSIIKNPAIDTKTSSLLTSAAWHQIPVVGSVIIAIALTTFALSTVLGWSYYGERAAEYLFGRNIIKPYRVLWVIVAFIGTIASLNLVWTIADILNALMVIPNVIAMFLLNGVIVSETKKYINNLDLPSEEKEKVS; translated from the coding sequence ATGCAAGGAATCGTTAATGCTTTGAACAGTATAGATAGTGCCCTGTGGGGAGTACCTATGATTGTAGTACTTTTTGGAACACACATTTTTTTTACTTTCAGGACAGGATTTATTCAAAGAAAAATTTTTACCGGAATTAAATTGTCTGTTACCAAGGATTCTGATAGTGAAGGGGATGTATCGCAGTTTGGAGCTCTCAGTACTGCATTGGCTGCTACAGTTGGAACAGGAAATATAATCGGTGTTTCAACGGCAATAACACTTGGAGGACCTGGTGCCGTGCTGTGGATGTGGCTGACAGGTGTTTTGGGGATAGCTACAAAATATGCGGAATCTCTTATATCTGTAAAGTACAGAGTAAAAACAGAAAATGGATCTATGCTTGGAGGAGCTATGTATGCTCTTGAAAGAGGACTTAATATGAAATGGCTGGGAATAATTTTTTGTATTTTTACAACTGTTGCTGCTTTTGGAATAGGATGTTCAACACAGACGAATGCCATTTCATCTACCCTGAAGGACAGCTTCGGAATACCTATGTGGGCTTCAGGAATTATAATTACTGTTTTTATTGGTGTCGTTATCATTGGTGGTGTACAGTCTATTACTAAAGTATGTGAGAGATTGGTACCATTTATGGCTATATTTTATTTGATGGGATGTCTTATTATTTTAATAATGAATGTGGACGTTTTAGGACAAGCAATTACTACCATAGTTGCCGCAGCATTTTCCCCAAGTGCAGCAGGAGGCGGATTTATAGGTTCAACTGTTGCTGTTGCCTGCCGTTATGGAGCTGCAAGAGGTTTATTTTCAAATGAAGCAGGCATGGGGTCCGCTCCTATTGTTGCAGCAGCAGCTAAAACAAGGAATCCTGTTAGGCAGGCTCTTGTATCCATGACAGGCCCTTTCTGGGATACAGTTGTAATCTGTCTGATGACAGGTCTTGTAATTGTAAGCAGTATAATTAAGAATCCAGCTATTGATACGAAGACTTCTTCGCTGCTTACAAGTGCAGCCTGGCATCAGATCCCTGTAGTTGGGTCTGTTATAATAGCAATTGCCCTTACAACATTTGCACTCTCTACAGTACTGGGGTGGTCATACTATGGAGAAAGAGCCGCTGAATATCTTTTTGGCAGGAATATCATCAAGCCTTATAGAGTTTTGTGGGTAATAGTAGCATTTATAGGGACTATTGCAAGTCTGAATCTTGTATGGACAATTGCAGACATATTAAATGCATTGATGGTAATCCCGAATGTCATAGCAATGTTTTTACTTAATGGAGTTATTGTATCTGAAACCAAAAAGTACATTAATAATCTGGATCTGCCTTCTGAGGAGAAGGAAAAAGTTTCCTAA
- a CDS encoding ArsR/SmtB family transcription factor, which produces MNKDFMKYNEKAEILKVLAHPVRLCIVKGLLEKGTCNVSNMQHCLEIPQSTLSQHIQKLRTAGIIEGTRNGLEINYRICNPVVIKLLEVLF; this is translated from the coding sequence ATGAATAAGGATTTTATGAAATACAATGAAAAGGCCGAAATTCTCAAAGTACTGGCACATCCAGTCAGGCTCTGCATTGTCAAGGGATTGCTGGAAAAAGGGACATGCAATGTAAGCAATATGCAGCATTGCCTTGAAATACCTCAGTCTACATTATCCCAACACATACAGAAATTAAGAACCGCAGGGATTATAGAAGGTACAAGAAATGGTCTTGAAATCAACTACAGAATTTGCAATCCAGTAGTTATAAAGCTGCTTGAAGTTTTATTTTAA
- a CDS encoding ROK family protein, with protein sequence MPNTINKISTLSNRDKNLFDIIQKNGPVTKNKLLDITKMKSSTLNRSIKFLLSEKIIVETAIGESTGGRRPILYDINPDDFYVIGLDISRTYIQVVITNLKIRVASERTFNGFYNSSDLIEIISNCIENLMLKLKIDKSMILGIGIGVVENKDVYKNMLKKEIDVPVFVDNGANTAVIGEYYFGLGKRKSNISYINCGVGIRTGVISSGVLIRKINNSEDALGHMIVDIDGELCWCGNYGCVESYASIKKITQKFISKVKKGRGIHIDKNLEDINYIDVCNLAEDKNEIAMNIILDAAIHFGTGLANYIKLFNPQLIILSGPLIKHSPLFYKICAGIALKKCHIDKNEKIGFSRGGYFGDKSMAVGAAVMVVQEMIKL encoded by the coding sequence ATGCCAAATACTATAAATAAGATAAGTACACTTAGTAATAGGGATAAAAACCTATTTGATATCATACAAAAAAATGGTCCTGTTACTAAAAATAAATTATTAGATATTACCAAAATGAAATCAAGTACATTAAATCGCAGTATTAAATTTTTACTTAGTGAAAAAATTATTGTTGAGACTGCAATTGGTGAGTCTACTGGTGGTAGAAGACCTATTTTATATGATATAAATCCAGATGATTTTTATGTTATAGGTCTGGATATATCAAGGACATATATTCAAGTTGTTATAACTAACTTGAAAATTCGGGTGGCAAGCGAAAGAACTTTTAATGGTTTTTATAATTCAAGTGATTTAATTGAAATTATTTCTAATTGTATAGAAAATTTAATGCTGAAATTAAAAATTGATAAATCTATGATTTTGGGAATTGGAATTGGAGTAGTTGAAAATAAAGATGTTTACAAGAATATGCTGAAAAAAGAAATTGATGTACCTGTATTTGTGGATAATGGTGCTAATACAGCTGTAATTGGTGAATACTATTTTGGATTGGGAAAACGTAAAAGTAATATCTCATATATCAACTGCGGTGTAGGGATAAGAACAGGTGTGATATCCTCTGGAGTACTCATACGTAAAATAAATAATTCAGAAGATGCTCTGGGTCATATGATTGTGGACATAGATGGAGAACTGTGCTGGTGCGGTAACTATGGTTGTGTGGAAAGTTATGCATCAATAAAAAAAATAACACAAAAATTTATATCTAAAGTAAAGAAGGGAAGGGGAATACATATAGATAAGAATTTGGAAGACATAAATTATATTGATGTATGCAATTTGGCGGAAGATAAAAATGAAATTGCAATGAACATAATATTAGATGCTGCAATTCATTTTGGAACCGGCCTGGCCAATTATATAAAATTATTTAATCCTCAATTGATAATTTTAAGTGGTCCGCTTATTAAACATTCACCTTTATTTTATAAGATTTGCGCAGGAATAGCATTAAAAAAGTGTCATATTGACAAAAATGAAAAAATTGGATTCAGTCGGGGAGGCTATTTTGGAGATAAATCTATGGCTGTGGGAGCAGCGGTAATGGTTGTACAAGAAATGATAAAATTATAA
- a CDS encoding IS66 family transposase: protein MSTHFVVVCKKEDEPGKTINYAVGNKRGFMNYLLDDSTISKNLSEKSIRAFIIGRKN from the coding sequence TTGTCTACTCACTTTGTAGTTGTATGTAAAAAAGAAGACGAACCTGGAAAAACAATAAATTATGCAGTGGGCAATAAAAGAGGATTTATGAATTATCTTTTAGATGACAGTACTATTTCCAAAAACCTATCGGAAAAGAGCATAAGAGCATTTATAATAGGAAGGAAAAATTGA
- a CDS encoding BglG family transcription antiterminator, translating to MVNIQNKRLVKILKLLLNSKSFLTGEEISGLTGVSSRTIRTDIKNLNHLLKENGGIINSDKSKGYSLEIKDKKAFNKFVINEKEVNYLLEVKVSAPEERISYIMTKLLFNALNDEQITQMDLADEMFISLSTLKNDLKKVENKLAKYDLKIISYKTKGMMVYGNESQIRYCISEYIFNNTEDYKIEDNKFYRDIFKEIDLNKIRKVMLKIISKYSIKLTDAAFKNMLIHIAIMIERSNNKNLIVYTIDQMSVIEKTKEYRIVNELMKEIYKELNMDMIETEVYYITQHLIASKKYSEIDHNETDEEYKHIIKLIINKVDEVTNIDFNNDKQLIDGLKIHLKTAINRMKFGMNIRNEMLEVIKNNYQLAFQIAVIASKVIEEKEKIAINENEIGFIAIHFGAALSRKGINNEINFKTAIIVCSTGIGTAILIREKIKEYFKNKIKVVRTISLYEMDKKIVDNVDMILTTIPIKNIKSEKIIEVSNLLNANEVKKIENLIMGKEGSNELKYEAFFRKDCFYKEKSLKTKEEVIQFLTNEMIRKGFMTEVTKDSVIERENMSSTELGHLVAVPHPIVNDMNVSSIAILVLDKAIMWDEHHVQVVFLISISKDKFKLWETIFVKLFKYLVEEGGVKELIKHSDYDKFMNSFIG from the coding sequence ATGGTAAACATACAAAATAAAAGACTTGTTAAAATTTTAAAGCTATTACTAAATAGTAAGAGTTTTTTAACCGGAGAGGAAATATCAGGATTGACAGGGGTATCTTCAAGGACAATAAGAACAGATATAAAAAATTTAAATCATCTATTAAAAGAAAATGGAGGGATAATAAATTCAGATAAGTCAAAAGGATATAGTTTAGAAATTAAAGATAAAAAAGCATTTAACAAGTTTGTAATAAACGAGAAGGAAGTCAACTATCTCCTTGAAGTAAAGGTTTCCGCACCAGAAGAACGTATTTCTTATATAATGACAAAATTATTATTTAATGCATTAAATGATGAACAAATAACACAGATGGATTTGGCTGATGAAATGTTTATAAGTTTATCTACATTAAAAAATGATCTTAAAAAGGTTGAAAATAAATTAGCTAAATACGATTTAAAAATAATTAGTTACAAAACAAAAGGAATGATGGTTTACGGTAATGAATCTCAGATAAGGTATTGCATCTCTGAATATATTTTTAATAATACAGAAGATTATAAAATAGAAGATAATAAGTTTTACAGAGATATATTTAAGGAAATAGACTTAAATAAAATTAGAAAAGTTATGCTAAAAATTATCTCTAAGTATTCTATTAAATTGACGGATGCTGCTTTTAAAAATATGTTGATTCACATTGCTATAATGATTGAAAGGTCAAATAATAAAAATTTAATAGTGTATACAATAGATCAAATGAGTGTAATTGAGAAAACAAAAGAATATAGAATAGTAAACGAATTAATGAAAGAAATTTATAAAGAACTAAATATGGATATGATCGAAACAGAAGTATACTACATTACACAACATCTAATAGCAAGTAAGAAATATTCAGAAATAGACCATAATGAAACTGATGAGGAATATAAACACATAATTAAGTTGATTATTAATAAAGTAGATGAAGTCACGAACATTGATTTTAATAATGATAAACAACTCATAGACGGATTAAAAATACATTTAAAAACAGCAATAAATAGAATGAAATTTGGTATGAACATTAGAAATGAAATGTTAGAAGTTATAAAAAACAATTATCAATTAGCGTTTCAAATAGCTGTTATAGCAAGTAAGGTAATAGAGGAAAAAGAGAAGATAGCTATAAATGAAAATGAAATTGGATTTATTGCAATACATTTCGGAGCAGCATTAAGCAGAAAAGGAATAAACAATGAAATTAATTTTAAGACAGCAATCATAGTTTGCTCTACTGGAATTGGAACTGCAATTTTAATTAGAGAAAAAATAAAAGAATATTTCAAAAATAAAATAAAGGTGGTTAGAACAATTTCATTGTATGAGATGGATAAGAAAATTGTAGATAATGTGGATATGATATTAACCACAATTCCTATTAAAAATATAAAGTCAGAAAAGATAATAGAAGTTAGTAATCTATTGAATGCTAATGAAGTAAAAAAAATTGAAAACCTAATAATGGGAAAAGAAGGTAGTAATGAACTAAAATATGAAGCATTTTTTAGAAAAGACTGCTTTTATAAAGAAAAGAGTTTAAAAACTAAAGAAGAAGTAATACAATTTTTGACTAATGAAATGATTAGAAAAGGATTTATGACTGAAGTAACAAAAGATTCAGTTATAGAAAGAGAAAATATGTCATCAACAGAACTCGGACATTTGGTAGCAGTACCTCATCCTATAGTCAATGACATGAATGTATCCTCAATAGCAATTTTAGTTTTGGACAAGGCGATAATGTGGGATGAACATCATGTGCAAGTTGTATTTTTAATAAGCATATCTAAGGATAAATTTAAATTATGGGAAACTATATTTGTGAAATTATTCAAGTATCTGGTAGAGGAGGGGGGAGTAAAAGAATTAATAAAACACAGCGATTATGATAAGTTCATGAATAGTTTTATAGGATAA
- a CDS encoding PTS sugar transporter subunit IIA, with amino-acid sequence MDINDLIQDKLINIAKKDLDYKEVIKYLGKTLLNNEYIKKQYINDVLTREESFPTGLELKNMGIAIPHANPDNVLKNGISILKLKNPVRFSNMETGDHVYVSIAFMLALKDPNDHLKMLQSLFIMFQKEKVMDELINASNKDEIKRIMLNNLM; translated from the coding sequence ATGGATATAAATGATTTAATACAAGATAAATTAATAAATATAGCAAAAAAAGATTTAGATTATAAAGAAGTTATTAAATACTTGGGAAAAACACTTTTAAATAATGAGTATATTAAGAAACAATATATAAATGATGTATTGACTAGAGAAGAAAGTTTCCCAACAGGATTAGAGTTAAAAAATATGGGTATTGCGATACCGCATGCAAATCCTGATAACGTTTTAAAAAATGGTATATCGATTTTAAAGCTCAAAAATCCAGTTAGATTTTCAAATATGGAAACAGGAGATCATGTATATGTAAGTATAGCATTTATGTTAGCATTAAAGGATCCTAACGATCATTTGAAAATGCTCCAAAGCCTGTTCATAATGTTTCAAAAAGAAAAGGTAATGGATGAATTAATAAATGCATCAAATAAAGATGAAATAAAGAGAATTATGTTAAATAATTTAATGTGA